In one window of Bacteroidota bacterium DNA:
- the glgX gene encoding glycogen debranching protein GlgX — MSLFSPPTVRPPQATGTVLKVKRGEPYPMGATWDGLGVNFALYSQHAERVELLLFDDPNDVEPAVVKDLPEKTGPIWHGYIQNLRPGQLYGYRVHGPYRPQDGHRFNPNKVLLDPYAKAIGRPLRWDDSLFGYTVGAPDSDLSYDERDSALYAPLGAVVEERFEWGRDRAPHIPWEDTIIYETHVKGISMLHPDVPEALRGTYLGLASDPVLDHLKKLGVTSIQLLPVHAIVQDRRLADLNLRNYWGYNTLNFFAPDPGYSTNGPITAVRDFKMMVRALHDAGFEVLLDVVYNHTGEGSRLGPTLSFRGIDNLAYYKEHPDDRRYLMDYTGTGNTLDAGNPYVLQLIMDSLRYWVTEMHVDGFRFDLASALARELYDVNMLGSFFKVIQQDPVLSQVKLIAEPWDVGPGGYQVGGFPWQWAEWNGKYRDAIRQFWKGDKGQNGEFATRFAGSSDLYERSGRRPFASVNFVTAHDGFTMEDLVSYTRKHNEANMEGNRDGHEPNHSVNFGVEGATDDPEILAKRETMKRSLMATLLLSQGIPMILGGDELSRTQQGNNNAYCQDNEINWYDWDLDERREAFLAFTQQAIAFRKAHPNFRRRHFLTGRVDDDGVRDASWWHADGREMTGNDWNTIGLPAFGMLLRGDRIRGIADGGGAIDDATFFIAFNSGDDGMDVDFVLPDASGLDCIRWEVMHPFEDGLKRPTYAPGATFTLNPRVLTVLSAVVAPPGSSTARSPLVLDLVGQKR; from the coding sequence ATGTCGCTGTTCTCTCCCCCCACGGTGCGGCCGCCCCAGGCGACCGGCACGGTGCTCAAAGTCAAGCGCGGCGAGCCCTACCCCATGGGCGCGACCTGGGACGGCCTCGGCGTCAACTTCGCGCTCTACAGCCAGCACGCCGAGCGCGTCGAACTGCTGCTCTTCGACGACCCCAACGACGTGGAGCCGGCCGTTGTGAAGGACCTCCCCGAGAAGACGGGGCCCATCTGGCACGGCTACATCCAGAACCTGCGCCCGGGGCAACTCTACGGCTACCGCGTCCACGGCCCCTACCGCCCGCAGGACGGCCACCGCTTCAACCCGAACAAGGTCCTCCTCGACCCCTACGCCAAAGCCATCGGTCGGCCGCTGCGCTGGGACGACAGCCTCTTCGGCTACACCGTCGGCGCGCCCGACTCCGACCTCTCGTACGACGAGCGCGACAGTGCCCTCTACGCACCGCTCGGGGCCGTCGTGGAGGAGCGCTTCGAGTGGGGCCGCGACCGCGCGCCGCACATCCCCTGGGAGGACACCATCATCTACGAGACGCACGTCAAGGGCATCTCGATGCTGCACCCGGACGTGCCCGAGGCGCTGCGCGGCACCTACCTCGGTCTCGCCTCGGATCCCGTCCTCGACCACCTGAAGAAACTCGGCGTCACGTCGATCCAACTCCTCCCCGTCCACGCCATCGTGCAGGACCGGCGGCTCGCGGACCTCAACCTGCGCAACTACTGGGGCTACAACACCCTCAACTTCTTCGCGCCCGACCCCGGCTATTCGACCAACGGCCCCATCACGGCCGTGCGCGACTTCAAGATGATGGTCCGCGCCCTCCACGACGCGGGCTTCGAGGTGCTCCTCGATGTCGTCTACAACCACACCGGCGAGGGCAGCCGCCTCGGGCCGACGCTCTCGTTTCGGGGCATCGACAACCTGGCGTACTACAAGGAGCACCCCGACGACCGCCGCTACCTGATGGACTACACCGGCACGGGCAACACGCTCGACGCCGGCAACCCGTACGTCCTCCAACTCATCATGGACAGCCTCCGCTACTGGGTGACGGAGATGCACGTCGATGGCTTTCGCTTCGACCTCGCCTCGGCGCTGGCACGCGAGCTCTACGACGTGAACATGCTGGGCAGCTTCTTCAAGGTCATCCAGCAAGACCCGGTGCTCAGCCAGGTCAAGCTCATCGCCGAGCCGTGGGACGTGGGGCCGGGCGGCTACCAGGTCGGCGGCTTCCCGTGGCAATGGGCCGAGTGGAACGGCAAGTACCGCGACGCCATCCGCCAGTTTTGGAAGGGCGACAAGGGCCAGAACGGCGAGTTTGCCACGCGCTTTGCTGGCTCGTCGGACCTCTACGAGCGCTCCGGACGCCGCCCGTTCGCGTCGGTCAACTTCGTCACGGCGCACGACGGCTTCACGATGGAAGACCTCGTCTCGTACACGCGCAAGCACAACGAGGCAAACATGGAAGGCAACCGCGACGGCCACGAGCCCAACCACTCCGTCAACTTCGGTGTGGAGGGCGCGACCGACGACCCGGAGATCCTCGCCAAGCGCGAGACGATGAAGCGCAGCCTCATGGCGACGCTCCTGCTCTCGCAGGGCATCCCGATGATCCTCGGCGGTGACGAGCTCAGCCGCACGCAGCAGGGCAACAACAACGCCTACTGCCAGGACAACGAGATCAACTGGTACGACTGGGACCTCGACGAGCGCCGCGAGGCGTTCCTCGCGTTCACCCAGCAGGCGATCGCCTTCCGCAAGGCGCACCCCAACTTCCGCCGCCGCCACTTCCTCACCGGCCGCGTCGACGACGACGGCGTCCGCGACGCCTCCTGGTGGCACGCCGACGGCCGCGAGATGACCGGCAACGACTGGAACACGATTGGGCTCCCGGCCTTCGGGATGCTGCTGCGCGGCGATCGCATCCGCGGCATCGCCGACGGCGGCGGCGCCATCGACGACGCGACGTTCTTCATCGCCTTCAACTCCGGCGACGATGGCATGGACGTCGACTTCGTCCTCCCGGACGCGAGCGGCCTCGACTGCATCCGTTGGGAGGTGATGCACCCCTTCGAGGATGGCCTGAAGCGCCCGACCTACGCGCCTGGCGCTACGTTCACGCTCAACCCGCGCGTGCTCACGGTGCTTAGCGCTGTCGTCGCCCCACCGGGGTCCAGCACAGCCCGGTCTCCGCTGGTTCTCGACCTGGTCGGGCAGAAGCGGTAG
- a CDS encoding aspartate aminotransferase family protein — MTPDPHPAALDASLDTASFNTATFDPLALEDAVTLPTYSKPPVALVRGDGIDVWDHAGRHYLDFYGGHCVALLGHCPPRVTEAIQQQAETLLFYSNAVYSPIRAEAAEKLVALAPDGLGRVFFCNSGTEANEAALKLARAFTGKQHVIATKGGFHGRTLGSLATTWGDKYHAPYRSVLPETRFVPFGWEGAVAEALEAGDVAAVILEPIQSMAGVFEAPSGYYQALRRLCDEHDALLIFDEVQTGVGRTGTFSYGEHVGVTPDLITLAKSLGAGVPVGATLVHDRIAATVKPGDQGTTFGGGMLAMAAVAATLDALTEDGLMPRAVQLFGTIKTALASLDGVVDVRGRGALLGVELDRPAGPVRDALRDAGILVGTSGHAHSLRLMPPLTTPFEAVDSLAEALAEALS, encoded by the coding sequence ATGACTCCCGACCCGCACCCTGCCGCTCTCGACGCTTCCCTCGACACCGCTTCCTTCAACACCGCGACCTTCGACCCGCTTGCGCTGGAGGACGCCGTCACGCTGCCGACCTACAGCAAGCCGCCCGTCGCGCTAGTGCGCGGGGACGGCATCGACGTGTGGGACCACGCGGGGCGGCACTACCTCGACTTCTACGGCGGGCACTGCGTGGCGCTGCTCGGCCACTGCCCGCCGCGCGTCACCGAGGCTATTCAGCAGCAGGCTGAGACGCTGCTCTTCTACTCGAACGCCGTCTACAGCCCCATCCGCGCCGAAGCCGCTGAGAAGCTCGTTGCGCTCGCACCGGACGGGCTTGGGCGCGTCTTCTTCTGCAACTCCGGCACCGAGGCCAACGAGGCGGCGCTCAAGCTCGCGCGGGCGTTCACGGGCAAGCAGCACGTTATCGCTACGAAAGGCGGCTTTCACGGGCGCACGCTCGGCAGCCTCGCCACGACGTGGGGCGACAAGTACCACGCGCCCTACCGCAGCGTGCTCCCCGAGACGCGGTTCGTGCCGTTTGGCTGGGAAGGCGCCGTCGCGGAGGCGCTGGAGGCGGGCGATGTGGCGGCGGTGATTCTGGAGCCGATCCAGAGCATGGCGGGCGTCTTCGAGGCCCCATCGGGGTACTACCAGGCACTTCGCCGCCTCTGCGACGAGCATGACGCACTGCTCATCTTCGACGAGGTGCAAACGGGCGTCGGGCGCACAGGCACGTTCTCGTACGGTGAGCACGTCGGCGTCACGCCCGACCTCATCACGCTCGCCAAGAGCCTCGGCGCAGGCGTGCCTGTTGGGGCGACGCTCGTCCACGACCGCATCGCGGCGACGGTGAAGCCGGGCGACCAAGGGACGACGTTTGGCGGCGGGATGCTCGCGATGGCCGCCGTCGCCGCCACGCTCGACGCGCTCACCGAGGACGGCCTGATGCCGCGCGCCGTGCAGCTCTTCGGCACGATCAAGACCGCACTTGCATCGCTCGATGGCGTAGTCGATGTGCGAGGCCGCGGCGCGCTCCTCGGCGTCGAACTCGACCGGCCTGCGGGACCCGTCCGGGACGCGCTGCGGGACGCTGGTATTCTCGTCGGGACCTCGGGGCACGCGCATTCGCTGCGCCTGATGCCGCCCCTCACGACGCCGTTCGAGGCCGTCGACTCGCTCGCTGAGGCGCTGGCTGAGGCGCTCTCCTAG